Proteins encoded together in one Vulcanisaeta thermophila window:
- a CDS encoding pyridoxal phosphate-dependent aminotransferase, translated as MDPIDDYIKDEVKGLMGESAFTYLAKAREVSERKGIRVISFGIGQPDLPTFPNIVNAAKRALDEGFTGYTETSGIKELREAVADYLNYRYHARVLPEEVIITTGTKTAIFLALSAYVRPGDEVIIPDPAYPAYAEITKFNGGRPVYVPLRFNVEDGFRLDVEGIERALTDRTRVVVINNPHNPTGAVFNARDVMKVLEIARDHRLLVVVDEIYDNFVYEDGAFKGVLELEPEWRKYIIYTNGFSKTFSMTGWRLGYLVASRDVIKYLERLATNVYSCPPSIAQWAGVEALRSERSWRESRRMVELFRRRRDVMYEELRKIPGIEVWRGNGAFYMYPRVAPLLNKLGMDVESFTNWLLEDHGVVVLPGTAFSETHMGREFVRLSYALDEEDIREGVRRILKAVMQRLGK; from the coding sequence ATGGATCCAATAGATGATTATATAAAGGACGAGGTTAAGGGGTTAATGGGGGAGTCCGCATTCACTTACCTGGCCAAGGCACGTGAGGTAAGTGAGAGGAAGGGTATTAGGGTTATCTCCTTCGGAATTGGACAGCCAGACCTACCCACATTCCCCAACATAGTAAATGCAGCCAAGAGGGCGTTGGATGAGGGGTTCACTGGATACACCGAAACATCGGGCATTAAGGAGCTTAGGGAGGCGGTGGCTGATTACCTAAACTATAGATACCACGCCAGGGTGCTTCCCGAGGAGGTAATAATAACGACCGGCACAAAGACAGCCATATTCCTAGCCCTATCAGCCTATGTGAGGCCAGGTGATGAGGTGATAATACCGGACCCCGCATACCCAGCATATGCGGAGATAACAAAGTTCAACGGTGGGAGGCCCGTTTACGTGCCCCTAAGATTCAACGTGGAGGATGGGTTTAGGCTTGATGTTGAGGGTATTGAGAGGGCCTTGACCGACAGGACCAGGGTTGTGGTCATTAATAACCCGCATAACCCCACGGGCGCCGTGTTCAACGCGAGGGATGTGATGAAGGTTTTGGAGATCGCAAGGGATCACAGGTTATTGGTAGTTGTTGATGAGATTTATGATAACTTCGTGTACGAGGATGGCGCATTCAAGGGAGTCCTAGAACTCGAGCCAGAGTGGAGGAAGTACATAATCTATACTAATGGCTTTAGTAAGACGTTTTCCATGACCGGTTGGAGGCTCGGTTACCTAGTCGCCAGTAGGGATGTGATTAAGTACCTAGAGAGGCTGGCTACGAACGTTTACAGTTGCCCACCATCCATAGCCCAGTGGGCAGGTGTTGAGGCCCTGAGGAGTGAGAGGTCATGGCGTGAGAGTAGGAGAATGGTTGAATTGTTTAGAAGGCGTAGGGACGTTATGTATGAGGAGTTAAGGAAGATACCTGGCATTGAGGTGTGGAGGGGTAATGGGGCATTTTACATGTATCCCAGGGTAGCCCCACTACTTAATAAGCTGGGCATGGACGTGGAATCCTTCACAAACTGGCTCCTTGAGGACCACGGCGTAGTGGTACTACCAGGCACCGCATTCTCCGAAACACATATGGGTAGGGAGTTTGTGAGACTTAGCTATGCACTGGATGAGGAGGACATAAGGGAAGGGGTAAGGAGGATCCTCAAGGCGGTAATGCAGAGGCTAGGTAAATAA